The genomic stretch GAAAGCTCCTACTTTAAATTACGTAAGTTTTTTTACTTTTTACTTAGGGAAAGTAATTGGCTCAATTGTAGTTTTTTTACAGGCAATCTATTTCTTATATGCAGGTTATCTCGTATTAATTAGATCGATTTTGTATATACAATCCTATATACTTCAAGAAGAAAAAGTTGATGTTTTATTAGTTTTATTTCTATTTCCAACCTATCAATTGATCAAGGGTGGAATTCACTTAATTGCAAAGTATATCGAAGCGATTTTTCCAATTGCTATTTTTACTTTGTTCATGCTCCTATTCACGCTTAAAGATGCCGATATTAATTTTATTTTACCAATTGTTAAGAATGGCTGGATGCCAATTTTTAAAACAATCCCTTTAACAACGACTTCATTTCTTGGTATAGAATTAATTTTAGTTCTTTATCCATATTTACAGTCGAAGGAGAAAGCGATAAAAGGAGTTATTATTGGAAATGCTTTGACGACTTTTACTTATATTTTTGTAACACTCATTTGCTTCGTTATATACAGCCCTTATGAAATCAAACTGACATTTGAACCGGTAATTGACATTTTAAGTGTTATAGAATTCCAATATGTAGAGAGACTAGATTTCATATTATTCTCTTTATTTTTAATGATTATTTCGAAAACATGGGTAACGTATATTTGGGCAGGAATGAATGGAATATCAGAGTTATTTAAATTTAAACTATTTCCAATTGTAATTCTGATTCTTTTTATCTTAATTATCATACTTACATTTATACAAGTTCCAACATTTACAAATACGACTAATCATTTACATAATATTATGATTTACGGTTTATACATCACAATTGGAATTCCTATACTCTTATTAATCGGCGGTCTAATAAAAAATAGATTAAGCAAGGTGAAAAACAATTGAAATATTTTCAAGTATGTTTACTTAGCATCTTTTTAGTAATTGGCGTTTCTGGTTGTAGAGGAAAAGTTAATATAGAAGACGTCACTTTATCGATGATTTTAGGAATTGATGTAAATGATCAAAATAAAGTCGAAGTATATATGGCGAGCCCAGTCTTTAGTGGACAAACGAAAGTGAAAACAGAACATTTTAATGTGCAAACACTATCCATTAAAGAATCTAGAAATTATTTTGATTCTAAAGCTAGTGGAGTAACTGCAGGTGGAAAAATTCAAGCAATTTTAATAGGATCAAAAGTACTAGAACATAAAAATTGGTTTTCGATTTTAGATATGTTTTTTCGAGATCCCAAATTTAGATTGAATGCAGATATTATTTTTGTAGATGGCCCTCTTTCTAGCGTTTATAATTTAAAAGCACAGGATAAACCAGAGTTACCAATCTATATTCCACAATTACTACAAACAGCTGATTTTCGAAATGTTGCCTTTCGGACGACTGCACGAAAAATTCACCAGATGTATTATGAAAAGGGAATAACTCCTTTTGCACCCGAGTTAGCAGTAGAAGATAATCATTTAGTAGTTCACGGAACGACATTGTTAACGAATAATAATTTGTATAATCGAACTTTATCATTAAAAGAAACTCAGATGTTAAAAATATTAAAAGATCATATAGAAGGGCAATTAGTTGTTGCATTAGATTTAAAGAAATTTAAAAGCGACGATGATGATGTTTTTACTGATGAAGAAGTTAGTTTTTATATTAAAGATGTTAAGCGAAAAATTGAAAAAAAATATTCGAATGGTCGTTATAGCTTTATTGTAAACTTGACTTTACCGATCATGATTACTGAATCGCCAATTGGATTAACGAACCATTCGGAAACAGTATTAAAAAATGAAATAGAAAAGAAGTTACAAAAACAATTGAATAATCTAGTCCACTCTTTTCAAAAAGATAAAGTTGATCCAGTTGGTTTTGGCATACTTGCTCATTCATTTCAATATTCTGATTGGAAAAAAAATGAAAATTATTGGTTTGACACATATCAAAAATCGAATTTAAAAGTAAAAGTTAAAATTATTGTTGTAGATAAAGGAATATCGATGTAAAAGTATTAAACCCACCATGTTTTAATTTGGTGGGTCTAATACTTTTATGCAGCTGCTTTTTCAATATTTATAGTTTTTCTTTGTTTACGATCGTGTAGTAAATAGTAAATTATAATAGTCGATATTACAGCAATTGCGGTTACTACATACATAAGATGGAATGAAGTTTTTGCAGATATAATTCCAAGTACGTAAGAGCCAATACCCATACCTACATCAAAAAACATAAAAAATGTTGCAGTCGCCATTCCTTTTTTTGCAGGGGCAGCTGTGTTAATCGCTAATGTTTGAAAACTAGGTACAATTGAACCGTAGCCTAGACCGATTAAAGCAGCGGAAAATAAAAAGATTGTTGGTACAGTCGAGAAACTCAATACGACTAGACCAATCGTAAATAAAACGATACCAGGATATACGATAATATTTGCACCTTTTTGATCGAATAGTTTCCCTGTAAAAGGTCTAGAACCTAAAATGAATATTGCATAAACAATAAAAAAGAAACTAGCAACATCTACAAAACCTAATTTCTTTGCGTATAATGTGATAAATGAAATGATACCACTGTAACCGAAAGAGATTATTGCTGCGGTAATTGAGATTGGTAATGCTGAGCGCTCAATTAATTGTGATGGTTTAATTCGAGTTTTTGCTTTTAATGTTTGTTTAGGAATTGCAATTAGTAGGCCTAAAATCAACGATATAATTGCAAAAAAGCCACAAACAAAAAACAAAATATGGAAGGTGAATTGATTCATTAAGTTAATACCAAGATAAGGACCAAAAACCATTGCAAGTATCATTGAAGAACTATAATAACTCATCCCTTCGCCCCTGCGGGTAACTGGTACTATTTCAGCAACAATTGTCCCTGTTGCAGTAGTTCCGAGACCAAATGCAATCCCTTGGGCAAATCGTAATAATAGTAATAGTGCAAAATTATTAATAAATGGATAGATAAATGTTGTTAAAGTAAAGAAAACTAATGAAATTATTAATATTTTTCTGCGGCCGATCGTATCAAGCCATATCCCAGCAAAAGGGCGAATTGCGACTGAGGCTATAAGGAAAAATGTGACGACCAGTCCGACTTTACTATCTTCTTGACCTAGATTATCAATAACAAATATCGGCAATGTTGCCATTAACGTATAAAATACTAAAAATACAAAAAAACCGCTTAAGCTAACACTAATAAAATCCTTTGTCCATAAACGTTCGTTTTCCAAACTTATTCCCCCTGTTTAGTTACCTCCGAAGCTTTCATATTGTTCATCATTTTTTGAAAAACTTGAAGTGCAATATCAAGCTCTTCATCAGGTATATCTTTAATTACTTCATCCTCAAAAGAGATGATTTTTTCTTTCCAATCATCAAATTGACTTATAGCTTTTTCAGTTAAATGAATCATTTTTTCTCTTTTGTCAGTTCCTTCTTTTCGTACGATTAAGTTTAATGTTTCCATCCTACGAAGTGTACGTGTAAGTGTTGGTGGCTCAATATTTAAACTGGAACATATAGTTCGTTGCGTACATGGCCCATGCAAATGAATATAATGAATAACTGACCACTGTGCTAAATACAATCCAGTAGGAACAAGATGCTCATTAAATGATTTCGAAAACTGACGAGTAGTTTGATTTAATAAAAAAAAGAAAGGCTGTTTTTTGCGCATAAAAAAGTCTCCCCTAAAAATTAGTTAGCTAGCTAATTAAAATAGTTGTCTAGCTAATTATATTTGAACAAATTGTGAATGTCTAGTAATAAACTTATAAGTATAAATTGGGCTAAAGAGCAAATATTAAAATGTAGAAAAATTTTACATTAAAGTTAGGACGGTATTCGAGATGGCAGAAGCGGTACATACAACAAATGGAAAATCGCATAAAATGAAAATTTTACAAAGAGTAATCGCTATGCTTATAGGATCGTTGCTTGTTGCGACTGGTCTTGAAATTTTTTTAGTTCCGAATGATGTTATAGATGGTGGAATAACGGGTATTTCAATTATGGTTTCCCATCTTACTGGTCTTCCACTTGGAGTATTTCTCTTTGTGCTAAACTTACCATTTTTCTATTTAGGGTATAAACAGATAGGGAAAACTTTTGCAATTTCAACGATTCTAGGTATTACGGTACTTTCATACCTTACAAGTATGTTTCATCATATCCCTGCTTTTACTGAAGATATTCTACTTGCAACAATCTTCGGTGGAATGGTTCTAGGTGTAGGAGTAGGATTAGCGATTCGATTTGGTGGGGCACTAGACGGAATTGAAATTCTTGCGATCATTATTAATAGTAAAATCCCTTTTTCCGTTGGTGAAATCATAATGGTCTTCAACTTATTTATTTTAGGAGCAGCTGGCTTTATCTTCTCCTGGGATCGGGCAATGTACTCAATAATTGCCTATTTAGTCGCATTTAAAACGATTGATATTGTTGTAGAAGGTTTGGAACAATCAAAATCAGCGTGGATTATTAGTGATAAAAGTGATGATATTGGCGAAGCAATTCTTTTTAGAATGGGCCGTGGTGTTACATACATTAATGGTTCTGGTGCTTATTCCGGAGAAACAACAAAAGTAATTTATTGTGTTATTACTCGACTAGAAGAAGCAGAACTTAAAACGATTGTCGATGACATCGACCCAAAAGCATTTTTAGCTATTTCAGATATAGCTGAAGTACGTGGTGGAAGATTTAAAAAGAAAAATGTACATTAGTTCAGGGGATATACAGTAATAGAGTAAGGGGATGGAAGTTCTGTGGAACCGGGCTTTCTGTCCTTTTATTCTTTTTATTTTTGCTGTATTATTTAATTTATAACTGAAAATTTAGAAAATTATTTGTCTTTCATTTGATAGATTAGAAGGTTAAGAAGGAGGGGAATTTATAATGGAGAAATTTGATGTAATCGTTGTTGGCGCAGGATTGGCCGGTTTAGTTGCAACTGCTGAGATTGCTGATGCAGGAAAGAGTGTGTTGTTGTTAGATCAGGAACCAAAAGCATCATTAGGTGGACAGGCTTGGTGGTCATTTGGTGGATTGTTTTTGGTAGATTCTCCTGAGCAACGTCGATTAGGAATTAAAGATTCGAAGGAATTAGCTTGGCAGGATTGGCTCGGAACAGCTGGTTTTGATCGAGAAGATGATGAAGATTATTGGGGAAAGAAATGGGCAGAGGCTTATGTTGAATTTGCAGCAGGTGAGAAAAGGCAGTGGCTATATGATATGGGAGTGCGTTTCTTTCCGATTGTCGGTTGGGCTGAGCGTGGTGGATATCTAGCAGAAGGACATGGAAACTCGGTACCAAGATTCCATGTTGTTTGGGGTACTGGGCCAGGGATTGTTGCACCTTTTGAACGAAGAGTACGTGAGCATATGAAAAAGGGTTTAGTTGAGTTTCGGTCTCGTCATCGTGTTGATGAACTATTAACAAAAGACGGAGAAGTCGTGGGGGTAAGTGGTTCATTATTAGAGCCAAGTAATGTTGAACGCGGAGAAGATAGCTCTCGCGAAATGATTGGTGAATTTAAATATGGAGCAAAGGCAGTATTAGTATCAAGTGGTGGTATTGGAGCGAACTTTGATTTGATACGCCAAAATTGGCCAAGTCGACTTGGAACCCCACCGAAAAAGATGATATCTGGTGTACCAGCTCATGTAGATGGTCGAATGCTTTCTATCACTGAAAATGCTGGTGGGCGAATCGTTAACCGCGATCGAATGTGGCACTATACTGAAGGCATCAAGAACTGGAATCCAGTGTGGAGTAATCATGGTATCCGTATCCTTCCAGGTCCATCATCAATTTGGTTTGATGCACGTGGACAACGATTTCCTGCGCCAAATTTCCCAGGTTTTGATACATTAGGAACACTTCAAGCGATTCAAAAAACTGGTTTTGACTATTCTTGGTTTATTTTAACGAAAAAAATTATTCAAAAAGAGTTTGCATTATCTGGTTCAGAGCAAAATCCAGATTTAACCGGAAAAAGTGTTAAACAAGTTTTAAAACGGGCTACATCAGGAGTTCCAGCACCTGTTAAAGCTTTTATGGAGAAGGGTGAAGATTTTATAGTAGCAGACACTCTTGAAGAGCTTGTTGAAGGTATGAATCATTTAACTGGTGAAAATTTACTAAAATTTGATGAAATTAAACGTCAATTAGTTGCTCGAGATCGAGAAATGGATAATAAATTTACGAAAGACTTACAAATTACTGCTTTAAGAGGAGCTAGAAATTATATTGGCGATAAATTAATTCGAGTTGCACCTCCTCATAAAATTTTAGATCCGAAAAATGGTCCTTTAATAGCAGTTCGTTTAAACATTGTAAGTCGCAAAACACTTGGTGGGTTACAAACAAATTTAGATGGTAATGTATTAAATTCTGCAGGTGAAGAAATTCCTGGGCTATATGCAGCCGGTGAAGTTGCAGGTTTTGGTGGCGGTGGTGTACACGGTTATCGCGCCATGGAAGGAACATTTTTAGGTGGATGTTTATTTTCAGGAAGGCAAGCTGGTAGAGCGATTGGTAGGAATTTATAAAAAGTTATCTCGAGAAATAATACACTGCGAATGGTAAGGTAAAACTAGAAGTCCAATCAGGCTTCTAGTTTTTTTGGCACCTTTCACGGATTAGTTGAGATAGAGATGCTATAATAATTCGCATAATATCTTTTTAATTTGAGAAATTACTTTGTAAAAGGTTATTTCTAATATTTTGGCGTAACTTGAGTATTAAAATAATTGATACTATAATGAGAGTGCTAAATTTTTACAGGAGAAATAATGATGAAACCTATTAGAATATTAATTGCTGATGACGAACGGGAGATTGCAGATCTCATTGAATTACATATAAAAAAAGAGGGCTACCAAGCAATTAAAGTATTTGATGGACATGAAGCTATTCAAGTCATCAATTCACAATCCATTGATTTAGCCATATTAGATATCATGATGCCAAAGTTAGATGGCTATGAGGTATTAAAACAATTACGTGAAAACTTTAATTTTCCAATCATCTTTTTGAGCGCAAAAACAAGTGATTTAGATAAAATTACAGGTCTTGTTATGGGGGCAGATGATTATTTAACAAAACCATTCAATCCTATGGAATTAGTTGCTAGAGTAAAGGCTCAACTCCGAAGATCGATGCAGTTAAATCAGGCTGATAAAGGTAAAAAATCTGTCATTGAATCAGGTGGCTTACAAATAGATCATGATAATAGAGAAGTAACTATATATGGACAAATCGTTGAATTGACTCCAAAAGAGTTTGATATTTTATTTCTTTTAGCAAGTCATCCTCAAAAAGTATTCAGTGTAGAAAATATATTTCAACAAGTTTGGGGAGAACAATATTACGAAAGCGGAAATACAGTTATGGTGCACATTCGTACGTTGAGAAAAAAGTTAGGAGAAGAAAAAAGTAAAAATAGTTGGATTAAAACAGTATGGGGCGTAGGGTATAAATTCCATGGTTAATATTAAATTCAGAACGAAAATGATATTTTTAGTCTGTATAAGTATGCTTATATCCGGGTTGATTTCGTCTATACTTTATAGGTTCTTACAACTCTATTACATAAATACTGCTACATTCGGTTCGACTTTAGCACAAATACGTCAATTAATAAGAAATATTGGCGACATTTATTTCATATTAATCATTTTTTTCATAATCGCAATTATCATTTTCTATTTTCTAATTAAGCCATATGACTCCTATTTTAAAGAGATTTCCAGAGGGATTCATTTACTTGCAACTGGAGACTTTACAGGTCGTGTACATATTTCATCGAATGATGAATTTAAGCTGATTGCAAAGGATATGAACATGGCGAGTGAGAAGCTTAAACAAGCAATCGAACGTGGAGAATTTGCAGAAAGTAGCAAGGATCAGTTAGTTTTGAATTTAGCTCATGATTTACGAACGCCTTTAACTTCAGTTTTAGGTTATTTAGATTTTATACTTCAAGATGATCAACTGACGGAGGAGCAAGTCAAACATTTTACGTCGATTGCTTTTAAGAAATCGCAACGTTTAGAGCATTTGATTAATGAACTATTTGAAGTAACTAGAATGAATTATGGAATGCTGCCACTTGACTATAAAACAATTGATTTAAGTAAACTGCTTATCCAGTTGATTGAAGAGTTATATCCAATTTTTGCAAATAACGAGTTAATTGCAAGAACAAATATCAATACAAAATTAGAAATGGTAGCTGATGGTGCACTATTAGCACGTGTATTTGAAAATCTACTAATGAATGCAGCACGTTATGGAAATGATGGGCAATATATAGATATTAATTGCTTAATTGAGAATGAAATCGCTGTTGTACAAGTCATTAATTATGGCGATCATATTCCTCCCGAGGATTTACCGAATATTTTTGAAATGTTTTATACCGGCGATAAATCGAGAACGGGACAAGAGGATAGTACAGGACTGGGCTTGTTCATTTCTAAAAATATTGTTGAGCAACATAAAGGAACAATTTCAGTAGAAAGCAGTGTAATACGAACGATTTTTGAAGTAAGATTGCCAATCTCCAACGAAACTTAAGAAAAATTTAAGATTTTCCACCACTTCTTCTTAAACAGTTTTTCCTATTCTAATGTTACATTACGAATCAGGAGGAATTATGGTATGAAGAAGTTTTTTTTATTTTTGATCTCACTTTTAATTTGTTATCTACTATTCCAAGAAAAAATCAATCAAGATGTTAACTATAAAACTTTAAATAAGCCAACACAAAAGTATAGTCACGTATTAAAAGTTTCAAAAGAAGAAATTTATCAAGGGAATTTAATATTAATTAATAAAAATCTTAAAATTCGAGAACAAGGTGTAAAATCAGATATCATCAATTTATTTCAAAATAAAATACCCGATAATATGGTATTATCAGATAATTCTATGAGCCTTTCAAAGGATGTAGCGCTAAATCTCTCTAAAATGATCGACGCAGCTGAATTAAAAGGTATTAATCACTTTATGATTTCGAGCGGATATCGAAATAATAGTAAACAAGAGAAACTTTATGAGGAAAAAGGATCAGATATAGCATTACCAGCTGGTTATAGTGAACACAACTCAGGATTATCTTTAGATATAGGCTCAACTTTAACAAAAATGGACTATGCACCTGAGGGCAAGTGGTTAAAACAAAATTCATGGAAATATGGATTTATTTTACGTTATCCGAAAGGAAAAGAAGACATTACAGGAATACAATTTGAACCATGGCATTTTCGTTATGTTGGCTTACCTCATA from Arthrobacter citreus encodes the following:
- a CDS encoding GerAB/ArcD/ProY family transporter, with product MIITKSKITQFQFILMIFGIQVGIGMLSLPRELADKSGTSSWIAILFGGLISTLISILFIKLRMKAPTLNYVSFFTFYLGKVIGSIVVFLQAIYFLYAGYLVLIRSILYIQSYILQEEKVDVLLVLFLFPTYQLIKGGIHLIAKYIEAIFPIAIFTLFMLLFTLKDADINFILPIVKNGWMPIFKTIPLTTTSFLGIELILVLYPYLQSKEKAIKGVIIGNALTTFTYIFVTLICFVIYSPYEIKLTFEPVIDILSVIEFQYVERLDFILFSLFLMIISKTWVTYIWAGMNGISELFKFKLFPIVILILFILIIILTFIQVPTFTNTTNHLHNIMIYGLYITIGIPILLLIGGLIKNRLSKVKNN
- a CDS encoding Ger(x)C family spore germination protein, which translates into the protein MKYFQVCLLSIFLVIGVSGCRGKVNIEDVTLSMILGIDVNDQNKVEVYMASPVFSGQTKVKTEHFNVQTLSIKESRNYFDSKASGVTAGGKIQAILIGSKVLEHKNWFSILDMFFRDPKFRLNADIIFVDGPLSSVYNLKAQDKPELPIYIPQLLQTADFRNVAFRTTARKIHQMYYEKGITPFAPELAVEDNHLVVHGTTLLTNNNLYNRTLSLKETQMLKILKDHIEGQLVVALDLKKFKSDDDDVFTDEEVSFYIKDVKRKIEKKYSNGRYSFIVNLTLPIMITESPIGLTNHSETVLKNEIEKKLQKQLNNLVHSFQKDKVDPVGFGILAHSFQYSDWKKNENYWFDTYQKSNLKVKVKIIVVDKGISM
- a CDS encoding MFS transporter, whose amino-acid sequence is MENERLWTKDFISVSLSGFFVFLVFYTLMATLPIFVIDNLGQEDSKVGLVVTFFLIASVAIRPFAGIWLDTIGRRKILIISLVFFTLTTFIYPFINNFALLLLLRFAQGIAFGLGTTATGTIVAEIVPVTRRGEGMSYYSSSMILAMVFGPYLGINLMNQFTFHILFFVCGFFAIISLILGLLIAIPKQTLKAKTRIKPSQLIERSALPISITAAIISFGYSGIISFITLYAKKLGFVDVASFFFIVYAIFILGSRPFTGKLFDQKGANIIVYPGIVLFTIGLVVLSFSTVPTIFLFSAALIGLGYGSIVPSFQTLAINTAAPAKKGMATATFFMFFDVGMGIGSYVLGIISAKTSFHLMYVVTAIAVISTIIIYYLLHDRKQRKTINIEKAAA
- a CDS encoding MarR family transcriptional regulator, whose amino-acid sequence is MRKKQPFFFLLNQTTRQFSKSFNEHLVPTGLYLAQWSVIHYIHLHGPCTQRTICSSLNIEPPTLTRTLRRMETLNLIVRKEGTDKREKMIHLTEKAISQFDDWKEKIISFEDEVIKDIPDEELDIALQVFQKMMNNMKASEVTKQGE
- a CDS encoding YitT family protein, whose product is MAEAVHTTNGKSHKMKILQRVIAMLIGSLLVATGLEIFLVPNDVIDGGITGISIMVSHLTGLPLGVFLFVLNLPFFYLGYKQIGKTFAISTILGITVLSYLTSMFHHIPAFTEDILLATIFGGMVLGVGVGLAIRFGGALDGIEILAIIINSKIPFSVGEIIMVFNLFILGAAGFIFSWDRAMYSIIAYLVAFKTIDIVVEGLEQSKSAWIISDKSDDIGEAILFRMGRGVTYINGSGAYSGETTKVIYCVITRLEEAELKTIVDDIDPKAFLAISDIAEVRGGRFKKKNVH
- a CDS encoding FAD-binding dehydrogenase, giving the protein MEKFDVIVVGAGLAGLVATAEIADAGKSVLLLDQEPKASLGGQAWWSFGGLFLVDSPEQRRLGIKDSKELAWQDWLGTAGFDREDDEDYWGKKWAEAYVEFAAGEKRQWLYDMGVRFFPIVGWAERGGYLAEGHGNSVPRFHVVWGTGPGIVAPFERRVREHMKKGLVEFRSRHRVDELLTKDGEVVGVSGSLLEPSNVERGEDSSREMIGEFKYGAKAVLVSSGGIGANFDLIRQNWPSRLGTPPKKMISGVPAHVDGRMLSITENAGGRIVNRDRMWHYTEGIKNWNPVWSNHGIRILPGPSSIWFDARGQRFPAPNFPGFDTLGTLQAIQKTGFDYSWFILTKKIIQKEFALSGSEQNPDLTGKSVKQVLKRATSGVPAPVKAFMEKGEDFIVADTLEELVEGMNHLTGENLLKFDEIKRQLVARDREMDNKFTKDLQITALRGARNYIGDKLIRVAPPHKILDPKNGPLIAVRLNIVSRKTLGGLQTNLDGNVLNSAGEEIPGLYAAGEVAGFGGGGVHGYRAMEGTFLGGCLFSGRQAGRAIGRNL
- a CDS encoding response regulator transcription factor, with the protein product MKPIRILIADDEREIADLIELHIKKEGYQAIKVFDGHEAIQVINSQSIDLAILDIMMPKLDGYEVLKQLRENFNFPIIFLSAKTSDLDKITGLVMGADDYLTKPFNPMELVARVKAQLRRSMQLNQADKGKKSVIESGGLQIDHDNREVTIYGQIVELTPKEFDILFLLASHPQKVFSVENIFQQVWGEQYYESGNTVMVHIRTLRKKLGEEKSKNSWIKTVWGVGYKFHG
- a CDS encoding HAMP domain-containing histidine kinase; amino-acid sequence: MIFLVCISMLISGLISSILYRFLQLYYINTATFGSTLAQIRQLIRNIGDIYFILIIFFIIAIIIFYFLIKPYDSYFKEISRGIHLLATGDFTGRVHISSNDEFKLIAKDMNMASEKLKQAIERGEFAESSKDQLVLNLAHDLRTPLTSVLGYLDFILQDDQLTEEQVKHFTSIAFKKSQRLEHLINELFEVTRMNYGMLPLDYKTIDLSKLLIQLIEELYPIFANNELIARTNINTKLEMVADGALLARVFENLLMNAARYGNDGQYIDINCLIENEIAVVQVINYGDHIPPEDLPNIFEMFYTGDKSRTGQEDSTGLGLFISKNIVEQHKGTISVESSVIRTIFEVRLPISNET
- a CDS encoding M15 family metallopeptidase; translated protein: MKKFFLFLISLLICYLLFQEKINQDVNYKTLNKPTQKYSHVLKVSKEEIYQGNLILINKNLKIREQGVKSDIINLFQNKIPDNMVLSDNSMSLSKDVALNLSKMIDAAELKGINHFMISSGYRNNSKQEKLYEEKGSDIALPAGYSEHNSGLSLDIGSTLTKMDYAPEGKWLKQNSWKYGFILRYPKGKEDITGIQFEPWHFRYVGLPHSAIMKENNFTLEEYLDFLKKKKSLLVNIGSKKYEIYYYPIKNKTTDIYLPEKASYELSGNNKDGVIVTITK